A single window of Helicobacter pylori DNA harbors:
- the fliF gene encoding flagellar basal-body MS-ring/collar protein FliF — MDLKVLLQRIVDFFIKLNKKQKIALIAAGVLITALLVFLLLYPFKEKDYAQGGYGVLFEGLDSSDNALILQHLQQNQIPYKVSKDDTILIPKDKVYEERITLASQGIPKTSKVGFEIFDTKDFGATDFDQNIKLIRAIEGELSRTIESLNPILKANVHIAIPKDSVFVAKEVPPSASVMLKLKPDMKLSPTQILGIKNLIAAAVPKLTIENVKIVNENGESIGEGDILENSKELALEQLHYKQNFENILENKIVNILAPIVGGKNKVVARVNAEFDFSQKKSTKETFDPNNVVRSEQNLEEKKEGASKKQVGGVPGVVSNIGPVQGLKDNKEPEKYEKSQNTTNYEVGKTISEIKGEFGTLVRLNAAVVVDGRYKIALKDGANALEYEPLSDESLKKINALVKQAIGYNQNRGDDVAVSNFEFNPMAPLLDNATLSEKIMHKTQKILGSFTPLIKYVLVFIVLFIFYKKVIVPFSERMLEVVPDEDKEVKSMFEEMDEEEDELNKLGDLRKKVEDQLGLNATFSEEEVRYEIILEKIRGTLKERPDEIAMLFKLLIKDEISSDSAKG; from the coding sequence TTGGATTTAAAGGTATTATTGCAACGGATTGTTGATTTTTTCATCAAGCTCAATAAAAAGCAAAAAATTGCCCTGATTGCAGCGGGGGTTTTAATCACCGCCTTGCTCGTGTTTTTATTGCTCTATCCTTTTAAAGAAAAAGACTACGCGCAAGGGGGCTATGGGGTTTTATTTGAAGGATTAGACTCTAGCGATAACGCTTTAATCTTACAGCACCTCCAGCAAAACCAAATCCCTTATAAAGTCTCCAAAGACGACACCATTCTCATCCCTAAAGATAAAGTGTATGAAGAAAGGATCACTCTGGCTTCTCAAGGGATCCCTAAAACGAGTAAAGTGGGCTTTGAAATCTTTGACACTAAAGACTTTGGGGCGACTGATTTTGATCAAAATATCAAACTCATTCGCGCCATTGAGGGCGAATTGTCGCGCACGATTGAAAGCTTAAACCCCATTCTTAAAGCCAATGTGCATATTGCAATCCCTAAAGACAGCGTGTTTGTGGCTAAAGAAGTCCCTCCTAGCGCATCAGTGATGCTCAAACTCAAGCCTGACATGAAGCTTTCACCCACTCAAATTTTAGGGATTAAAAATTTAATCGCTGCAGCTGTGCCTAAACTCACGATAGAAAATGTGAAAATCGTGAATGAAAACGGCGAATCAATAGGCGAGGGCGATATATTAGAAAACTCCAAAGAATTAGCCCTAGAGCAATTGCATTACAAACAAAATTTTGAAAATATTTTAGAAAATAAGATCGTCAATATCTTAGCCCCTATTGTGGGGGGTAAAAACAAGGTGGTCGCAAGGGTCAATGCGGAGTTTGATTTCAGCCAAAAGAAAAGCACCAAAGAGACTTTTGATCCCAATAATGTTGTAAGGAGCGAGCAAAATTTAGAAGAGAAAAAAGAAGGCGCTTCTAAAAAACAAGTTGGCGGCGTGCCGGGGGTTGTGAGCAATATCGGGCCTGTGCAAGGATTGAAAGACAATAAAGAGCCAGAAAAATACGAAAAGTCTCAAAACACGACCAATTATGAAGTGGGTAAAACCATTAGCGAGATTAAGGGCGAGTTTGGCACTTTAGTGCGCTTGAATGCGGCGGTTGTGGTGGATGGCAGGTATAAAATCGCGCTTAAAGACGGAGCAAACGCTTTAGAATACGAGCCTTTGAGCGATGAATCGCTTAAAAAAATCAACGCTCTGGTGAAACAAGCCATTGGCTATAATCAAAATAGAGGCGATGATGTGGCGGTGAGCAATTTTGAGTTTAACCCTATGGCGCCCCTGCTTGATAACGCTACTTTGAGCGAAAAAATCATGCACAAAACTCAAAAAATCTTAGGTTCATTCACGCCTTTAATCAAGTATGTTTTGGTGTTTATAGTGCTATTCATTTTCTATAAAAAAGTGATCGTGCCTTTCAGCGAACGCATGCTGGAAGTGGTGCCTGATGAAGATAAGGAAGTGAAATCCATGTTTGAAGAAATGGATGAAGAAGAAGATGAGTTGAATAAACTCGGCGATTTGAGGAAAAAAGTAGAAGATCAATTAGGGCTTAATGCAACCTTTAGCGAAGAAGAAGTAAGATACGAAATTATTTTAGAAAAGATTAGAGGGACCCTTAAAGAGCGTCCTGATGAAATCGCCATGCTCTTTAAGCTCCTAATCAAAGATGAAATCTCTTCAGACAGCGCGAAAGGTTAA
- a CDS encoding RluA family pseudouridine synthase, producing the protein MPFVEEEFEILKPTKALFLVRDVLKCSLKEAQRHLDKQRLKQNQQAVRKSQMIQGVVRLIYFKPNEKQEKLVFEAKDFGAFDKPAQVYTHPKGYFYHESLLDCIQSHLGKNAHPAHRLDYETSGLVLAGKTLQSAKDLKALFMQKKVKKTYLALAHGLVEKNMKIDKPILTPQNIQKDLRIRSQISPLGKPSITLVEPLSYNPFLDISLLKITPLTGRTHQIRLHLSSINHRIVGEGLYGVADEKAREYLQLKRENNAPTLMLHAASLEFEFKGAHYKIASPMPERFMPFLKD; encoded by the coding sequence GTGCCTTTTGTTGAAGAAGAATTTGAAATTTTAAAACCCACCAAAGCCTTGTTTTTGGTGCGCGATGTTTTAAAATGCTCTTTAAAAGAAGCCCAACGCCACCTTGACAAACAACGCCTGAAACAAAACCAACAAGCCGTGCGTAAATCTCAAATGATTCAAGGGGTCGTTCGCTTGATTTATTTCAAGCCTAATGAAAAACAAGAAAAGCTTGTTTTTGAGGCTAAGGATTTTGGCGCATTTGACAAACCTGCTCAAGTCTATACCCACCCTAAAGGCTATTTTTACCATGAAAGCTTATTAGATTGTATCCAATCGCATTTGGGTAAAAACGCCCACCCAGCCCACAGGCTAGACTATGAAACGAGCGGGTTGGTTTTAGCGGGCAAGACCTTACAAAGCGCTAAGGATTTAAAAGCGCTTTTCATGCAAAAAAAAGTAAAAAAAACTTATTTAGCGCTAGCGCATGGGTTGGTTGAAAAAAATATGAAAATAGACAAACCCATTCTAACGCCACAAAACATTCAAAAAGACTTGCGCATTCGATCTCAAATTTCTCCTTTAGGCAAGCCTTCAATTACGCTTGTTGAGCCTTTAAGCTATAACCCTTTTTTGGATATAAGCCTACTCAAAATCACCCCACTCACCGGACGCACGCACCAGATCCGCTTGCATTTAAGCAGTATAAATCACAGGATCGTGGGCGAGGGGCTTTATGGGGTGGCCGATGAAAAAGCAAGAGAATACCTTCAATTAAAGCGTGAAAATAACGCCCCAACCCTCATGCTCCATGCCGCTAGTTTAGAGTTTGAATTTAAAGGGGCACATTATAAAATCGCTTCTCCCATGCCCGAACGCTTCATGCCATTTTTAAAAGATTGA
- the fliG gene encoding flagellar motor switch protein FliG, translating to MATKLTPKQKAQLDELSMSEKIAILLIQVGEDTTGEILRHLDIDSITEISKQIVQLNGTDKQIGAAVLEEFFAIFQSNQYINTGGLEYARELLTRTLGSEEARKVMDKLTKSLQTQKNFAYLGKIKPQQLADFIINEHPQTIALILAHMEAPNAAETLSYFPDEMKAEISIRMANLGEISPQVVKRVSTVLENKLESLTSYKIEVGGLRAVAEIFNRLGQKSAKTTLARIESVDNKLAGAIKEMMFTFEDIAKLDNFAIREILKVADKKDLSLALKTSTQDLTDKFLNNMSSRAAEQFVEEMQYLGAVKIKDVDVAQRKIIEIVQSLQEKGVIQTGEEEDVIE from the coding sequence ATGGCAACCAAGCTTACCCCCAAACAAAAGGCTCAATTAGACGAACTTTCCATGAGTGAAAAAATCGCTATTTTACTCATTCAAGTGGGCGAAGACACCACAGGTGAGATTTTAAGGCATTTAGACATTGACTCCATTACAGAGATTTCTAAGCAAATCGTGCAATTAAACGGCACAGACAAGCAAATCGGCGCGGCGGTTTTAGAGGAATTTTTTGCGATTTTTCAGTCTAACCAATACATCAATACCGGTGGTTTAGAATACGCCAGAGAGCTTTTAACCAGGACTTTAGGGAGTGAAGAAGCCAGAAAAGTGATGGACAAACTCACTAAAAGCTTGCAAACGCAAAAAAACTTCGCTTATTTAGGCAAAATCAAGCCCCAACAACTCGCTGATTTCATCATTAACGAACACCCTCAAACCATTGCCTTGATTTTAGCCCACATGGAAGCCCCTAATGCGGCTGAGACTTTGAGCTATTTCCCTGATGAAATGAAAGCCGAGATTTCTATTAGAATGGCGAATTTAGGCGAAATATCGCCCCAAGTGGTTAAAAGGGTTTCCACGGTGTTAGAAAACAAACTAGAATCGCTCACCAGTTATAAAATTGAAGTGGGTGGTTTGAGAGCGGTGGCTGAAATCTTTAACCGCTTAGGCCAAAAGAGCGCTAAAACCACGCTCGCTCGCATTGAAAGCGTGGATAACAAGCTCGCCGGCGCGATTAAAGAAATGATGTTCACTTTTGAAGACATAGCCAAACTAGACAATTTCGCTATCAGAGAGATTTTAAAAGTGGCGGATAAAAAAGATTTGTCTTTAGCCTTAAAAACTTCTACCCAAGATTTAACCGATAAATTCTTAAACAACATGAGCAGTAGGGCCGCAGAGCAGTTTGTAGAAGAAATGCAGTATTTAGGGGCGGTTAAAATCAAAGATGTGGATGTGGCTCAAAGAAAGATCATTGAAATCGTGCAGAGCTTGCAAGAAAAAGGCGTGATCCAAACCGGTGAAGAGGAAGATGTCATTGAATAG
- a CDS encoding SEL1-like repeat protein, giving the protein MAEPNPEELVDLGMLSYDKQDFSKARKYFERACGLNNGRGCNNLGVLYRDGQGVEKNLTKAAQFYSKACDLNNGSGCSGLGFLYGSGEGVKQDSKKAVALYEKSCDLNNGLGCFNAGISYEYGRGVENNSEKATQFYSKACDLNNNKGCFNLGALYQNGQGVEKDLIKVAYFYTKACDLKDGLGCKDLGALYYNGKGVEKDLIKAAYFYSKACELKEGYGCGALAVLYINGQGVEKNLTKAAQYISKACKLGDQKACEALKEK; this is encoded by the coding sequence ATGGCAGAGCCAAACCCTGAAGAGCTTGTTGATTTGGGTATGCTGAGTTATGACAAGCAAGATTTTTCTAAAGCTAGGAAGTATTTTGAAAGAGCGTGTGGTTTGAATAATGGTAGGGGTTGTAATAATTTAGGGGTGCTTTATAGAGATGGTCAAGGGGTGGAAAAAAACTTAACAAAAGCCGCTCAATTTTACTCTAAAGCATGCGATTTGAATAATGGTAGTGGGTGTAGTGGCTTAGGTTTTCTATATGGAAGTGGGGAGGGGGTGAAACAGGACTCAAAAAAAGCTGTCGCTCTGTATGAAAAATCTTGCGATTTGAATAATGGTTTGGGGTGTTTTAATGCAGGAATATCTTATGAATATGGTCGGGGAGTAGAGAATAACTCTGAAAAAGCCACTCAATTTTATTCTAAAGCGTGTGATCTGAATAATAATAAGGGGTGTTTTAATTTAGGGGCGTTGTATCAAAATGGTCAGGGAGTAGAAAAAGACTTAATAAAAGTCGCTTATTTTTACACTAAAGCGTGTGATTTAAAAGATGGTTTGGGGTGTAAGGATTTAGGGGCGTTATATTATAATGGAAAAGGCGTAGAAAAAGACTTAATAAAAGCCGCTTATTTTTATTCTAAAGCATGCGAGTTAAAAGAGGGTTATGGGTGTGGTGCTTTAGCGGTGCTTTATATTAATGGTCAAGGGGTGGAAAAAAACTTAACAAAAGCCGCTCAATATATCTCTAAAGCTTGCAAGTTAGGAGATCAAAAGGCATGCGAGGCGCTCAAAGAAAAATAA
- the recJ gene encoding single-stranded-DNA-specific exonuclease RecJ, translating into MKQKLKAQIKERMASIAYNEKGFPSPFLFKDLKKAALKIIEAMRANTEILVVGDYDADGVISSAIIAKFFESLNYKHVRIAIPNRFMDGYGISKKFLEKHHAPLIITVDNGISAFEAAQFCKEKNYTLIITDHHCLHNDEIPDAYAVINPKRPDCDFIQKEVCGALVAFYLCYGIHQLLGKEKSHSSELLCLAGVATIADMMPLTFFNRFLVSKALYFLQKESLGAMGFLRQREVFRKRSLKASDISFNIAPLINSAGRMQDAKMALDFLSANNFQDGYSLYERLKACNLKRKMIQQQVFEEAFKHAMVGEKIIIAFKDNWHEGVLGIVASKLVEATQKPSLVFTFKEGVYKGSGRSSPNIDLIDALNGVSSLLLGYGGHRQACGLSVGKNNIVSLFETLENFDFKVLPFCEKEPPLTLNLKDIDRELLEIIEMGEPYGQENPEPLFQAKNLEVIEEKIIKESHQVLRFKDKECVKEAIYFNADRFLKAGEKVSAIFSVELDECSNEPKMFVKSLL; encoded by the coding sequence ATGAAACAAAAGCTTAAAGCTCAAATCAAAGAGCGCATGGCTTCTATCGCTTATAATGAAAAAGGGTTTCCTAGCCCCTTTTTATTTAAAGACTTGAAAAAAGCCGCGCTCAAAATCATAGAAGCCATGCGTGCAAACACAGAAATTTTAGTGGTGGGCGATTATGACGCTGACGGCGTGATTAGCTCTGCTATCATAGCAAAATTCTTTGAAAGTCTAAACTACAAGCATGTCCGCATTGCAATCCCTAATCGCTTCATGGATGGCTATGGGATTTCTAAAAAATTTTTAGAAAAACACCACGCCCCTTTGATTATCACCGTGGATAATGGGATTAGCGCCTTTGAAGCCGCTCAATTTTGCAAAGAAAAAAATTACACCCTAATCATTACCGATCACCATTGCTTACATAATGATGAAATTCCAGACGCTTATGCGGTGATCAACCCCAAGCGACCGGATTGTGATTTTATCCAAAAGGAAGTGTGCGGGGCGTTAGTGGCGTTTTATTTGTGCTATGGAATCCACCAACTTTTAGGAAAAGAAAAAAGCCATTCTAGCGAGTTGTTGTGTTTAGCGGGCGTGGCGACTATCGCTGATATGATGCCTTTGACTTTTTTTAACCGCTTTTTAGTTTCTAAAGCCTTGTATTTTTTGCAAAAAGAATCCTTAGGGGCGATGGGGTTTTTACGCCAAAGAGAAGTTTTTAGAAAACGCTCTTTGAAAGCGAGCGATATTTCTTTTAATATCGCCCCTTTAATCAATTCCGCAGGGCGCATGCAAGACGCTAAAATGGCTTTAGATTTTTTAAGCGCGAATAATTTTCAAGATGGCTATTCTTTGTATGAACGCTTGAAAGCATGCAATTTGAAGCGTAAAATGATCCAACAGCAGGTTTTTGAAGAAGCCTTTAAGCATGCGATGGTTGGAGAAAAAATCATCATCGCTTTTAAGGATAATTGGCATGAGGGCGTGCTGGGGATTGTGGCTTCAAAATTAGTGGAAGCCACCCAAAAGCCAAGCCTGGTTTTTACCTTTAAAGAAGGGGTGTATAAAGGGAGCGGACGCAGTTCTCCAAATATTGACTTGATTGACGCTTTGAATGGGGTTTCTTCTTTATTACTCGGCTATGGAGGGCATAGGCAAGCTTGCGGTTTGAGCGTTGGAAAAAACAATATCGTCTCGCTCTTTGAAACTTTAGAAAATTTTGATTTTAAAGTCTTGCCTTTTTGTGAAAAAGAACCCCCTTTAACGCTCAATTTAAAAGACATTGACAGAGAGCTTTTAGAGATTATAGAGATGGGCGAACCTTATGGGCAAGAAAACCCTGAACCCCTATTCCAAGCAAAAAATTTAGAAGTCATAGAAGAAAAAATCATTAAAGAAAGCCACCAGGTTTTGCGTTTTAAGGATAAAGAATGCGTTAAAGAGGCTATTTATTTTAACGCTGATCGGTTTTTGAAAGCGGGCGAAAAGGTGAGCGCGATTTTTAGCGTGGAATTAGATGAGTGTTCTAATGAGCCTAAAATGTTTGTTAAAAGTTTGTTGTAG
- the pyrG gene encoding glutamine hydrolyzing CTP synthase → MDRAKFIFVTGGVLSSLGKGISSSSIATLLQHCNYQVSILKIDPYINIDPGTMSPLEHGEVFVTSDGAETDLDIGHYERFLNRNLTRLNNFTTGQIFSSVIENERKGEYLGKTIQIVPHVTDEIKRRIKSAAKGLDFLIVEVGGTVGDMEGMFYLEAIRQLKLELGNEKVINVHVTLIPYIQTTNELKTKPTQHSVQELRRLGVTPQIILARSPKPLDKELKKKIALSCDVEQDSVIVATDTKSIYACPILFLQEGILTPIARRFNLNKLHPKMAAWNTLVEKIIAPKHKVKIGFVGKYLSLKESYKSLIEALIHAGAHLDTQVNIEWLDSENFNEKTDLEGVDAILVPGGFGERGIEGKICAIQRARLEKLPFLGICLGMQLAIVEFCRNVLGLKGANSTEFNQRCEYPVVYLIGDFMDQNHQKQVRTYNSPLGGTMRLGEYECEIMPNSLLEKAYKKPSIKERHRHRYEINPKYRQEWEDKGLKVVGFGANHLIEAIELEDHPFFVGVQFHPEFTSRLQSPNPIILDFIKSALHKS, encoded by the coding sequence ATGGATAGAGCCAAATTTATATTCGTTACAGGGGGCGTGTTAAGCTCTCTAGGGAAAGGGATTTCATCTTCTTCAATCGCTACGCTTTTGCAGCATTGCAATTACCAGGTTTCTATTTTGAAGATTGACCCTTATATCAATATTGATCCAGGCACCATGAGCCCTTTAGAGCATGGGGAAGTGTTTGTAACTAGCGATGGCGCTGAAACGGATTTAGACATCGGGCATTATGAACGCTTTTTGAACAGGAATTTAACAAGGTTGAATAATTTCACCACCGGGCAGATTTTTTCAAGCGTGATAGAAAATGAAAGGAAAGGGGAATATTTAGGCAAAACCATTCAAATCGTCCCCCATGTAACCGATGAAATCAAAAGGCGCATTAAAAGTGCGGCTAAGGGGTTGGATTTTTTAATCGTGGAAGTGGGCGGAACCGTGGGCGATATGGAGGGCATGTTTTATTTGGAAGCGATCCGCCAGCTTAAATTGGAATTAGGGAATGAAAAAGTCATCAATGTGCATGTAACCCTGATCCCCTATATCCAAACCACTAACGAATTAAAAACCAAACCCACGCAGCATTCCGTCCAAGAATTACGGCGCCTTGGCGTAACCCCTCAAATCATTTTGGCGCGATCGCCTAAGCCTTTGGATAAAGAATTGAAAAAAAAGATCGCTTTGAGTTGCGATGTGGAGCAAGACAGCGTGATTGTCGCCACAGACACTAAAAGCATTTACGCATGCCCTATTCTTTTCTTGCAAGAAGGCATTTTAACCCCCATTGCCAGACGCTTTAATTTGAATAAACTACACCCCAAAATGGCGGCTTGGAACACTTTAGTAGAAAAGATTATCGCTCCTAAACACAAAGTCAAAATTGGTTTTGTAGGCAAGTATTTAAGCTTAAAAGAATCTTATAAATCCTTGATTGAAGCCCTAATCCATGCGGGGGCGCATTTGGATACGCAAGTCAATATTGAATGGCTAGATAGCGAGAATTTTAATGAAAAGACGGATTTAGAGGGCGTTGATGCGATTTTAGTGCCTGGAGGCTTTGGGGAAAGGGGGATTGAGGGTAAAATTTGTGCCATTCAAAGAGCAAGGTTAGAAAAACTCCCCTTTTTAGGGATTTGTTTGGGCATGCAATTAGCGATCGTGGAATTTTGTCGCAATGTTTTGGGTTTAAAAGGGGCTAATTCTACGGAGTTTAACCAACGCTGCGAATACCCTGTGGTGTATTTGATTGGAGATTTTATGGATCAAAACCACCAAAAACAGGTGCGCACCTATAATTCGCCTTTAGGAGGCACCATGCGATTAGGCGAATACGAATGCGAAATCATGCCAAACAGCTTGTTAGAAAAAGCTTATAAAAAGCCTAGCATTAAAGAAAGACACCGCCATCGTTATGAAATCAACCCTAAATACCGCCAAGAGTGGGAAGATAAAGGCTTGAAAGTGGTGGGCTTTGGGGCGAATCATTTGATTGAAGCGATTGAATTAGAAGATCACCCGTTCTTTGTGGGGGTGCAATTCCACCCAGAATTCACCTCCAGGTTGCAAAGCCCTAACCCTATTATTTTGGATTTCATTAAGAGCGCTCTTCATAAATCCTAA
- a CDS encoding PAP2 family protein has protein sequence MAENSFKNVSTQPKAFFLLPVKTLFLLGGVFSAFFILIAGLVFFDYANSMDNAIFSLMRSNSSSPILDQTLQRIVFLGSSQFVLPLSLLVGVFLSLYRRNLALGVWFVLSVILFEALLESLKHLLAHSIQWLSHSANFPNAIALSLTLFYGLLVLLIPHLITHQIFQNILSYSLLGLIFLIGLVLIVLGVSFSSVLGGFCLGALGACFSIGIYLSVFQKI, from the coding sequence ATGGCTGAAAATTCTTTCAAAAATGTTTCTACACAACCCAAAGCATTTTTTTTATTACCAGTGAAAACCCTGTTTCTTTTAGGAGGCGTTTTTAGCGCGTTTTTTATCCTTATTGCTGGCTTGGTTTTTTTTGATTACGCCAATTCAATGGATAATGCCATTTTTAGCTTGATGCGTTCAAATTCTTCTAGCCCTATTTTAGATCAAACGCTCCAACGCATTGTTTTTTTAGGCTCTTCTCAATTCGTGTTGCCTTTGAGCTTGTTGGTGGGGGTGTTTTTAAGCCTTTATCGCAGAAATTTAGCGCTTGGGGTGTGGTTTGTGTTAAGCGTGATCTTATTTGAAGCCCTTTTAGAATCTTTAAAACACCTTTTGGCACACTCCATTCAATGGCTTTCGCACAGCGCTAATTTCCCTAACGCTATTGCGCTTTCTTTGACGCTATTTTATGGGTTGCTTGTTTTATTGATACCCCATTTGATCACGCATCAAATATTTCAAAACATTCTTTCTTATAGTTTGCTTGGTTTGATTTTTTTAATAGGGTTAGTGCTGATTGTTTTAGGGGTGTCTTTTAGCAGTGTTTTAGGAGGGTTTTGTTTAGGGGCGTTAGGGGCTTGTTTTTCCATAGGGATTTATTTGAGCGTGTTCCAAAAAATCTAA
- the ruvX gene encoding Holliday junction resolvase RuvX, whose product MILACDVGLKRIGIAALLNGVILPLEAILRRNKNQASRDLSDLLREKNIQVLVVGKPSENYADTNIRIEHFIKLVDFKGEIVFINEDRSSIEAYENLEHLGRKNKRLAIKDGRLDSLSACRILERYCQKVLKNY is encoded by the coding sequence ATGATTTTAGCATGCGATGTGGGGCTAAAACGCATTGGCATTGCTGCGCTTTTAAACGGCGTTATCTTGCCTTTAGAAGCGATTTTACGCCGCAACAAAAATCAGGCCTCTAGGGATTTGAGCGATTTATTGAGGGAAAAAAACATTCAAGTGCTGGTGGTGGGTAAGCCTAGTGAAAATTATGCGGATACGAATATCCGCATTGAGCATTTTATCAAGCTTGTAGATTTTAAGGGCGAAATAGTTTTTATTAATGAAGACAGATCCAGCATAGAAGCCTATGAAAATTTAGAGCATTTGGGTAGGAAAAACAAGCGGCTCGCTATTAAAGACGGCCGGCTAGACTCTTTGAGCGCTTGTAGGATTTTAGAGCGCTATTGCCAAAAGGTTTTAAAAAATTATTAG
- the fliH gene encoding flagellar assembly protein FliH, whose product MSLNSRKNLIQKDHLNKHDIQKYEFKSMANLPPKTNPNGMSLETPNHPQEPLEKKAIENDLIDCLLKKTDELSSHLVKLQMQFEKAQEESKALIENAKNDGYKIGFKEGEEKMRNELTHSVNEEKNQLLHAITALDEKMKKSEDHLMALEKELSAIAIDIAKEVILKEVEDNSQKVALALAEELLKNVLDATDIHLKVNPLDYPYLNERLQNASKIKLESNEAISKGGVMITSSNGSLDGNLMERFKTLKESVLDNFKV is encoded by the coding sequence ATGTCATTGAATAGCCGCAAAAACTTGATCCAAAAAGACCATTTGAATAAGCATGACATTCAAAAATACGAATTTAAGAGCATGGCAAATTTACCCCCTAAAACTAATCCTAATGGCATGTCTTTAGAAACGCCTAACCACCCCCAAGAGCCTTTGGAAAAAAAAGCGATAGAAAACGATTTGATTGATTGCTTGTTGAAAAAAACCGATGAGCTTTCAAGCCATTTAGTGAAATTGCAAATGCAATTTGAAAAAGCCCAAGAAGAGAGCAAAGCTTTGATTGAAAACGCTAAAAACGACGGCTATAAAATCGGCTTTAAAGAGGGCGAAGAAAAAATGCGTAACGAACTCACTCACAGCGTGAATGAAGAAAAGAACCAGCTTTTGCATGCGATCACGGCTTTAGATGAAAAAATGAAAAAATCAGAAGATCATTTAATGGCTTTAGAAAAGGAATTGAGTGCGATTGCGATAGATATAGCTAAAGAAGTGATCCTTAAAGAAGTGGAAGACAACAGCCAAAAAGTAGCCCTTGCTTTAGCTGAAGAGCTTTTAAAAAACGTTTTAGACGCAACGGATATTCATCTAAAAGTCAATCCCTTGGATTACCCTTATTTAAACGAGCGTTTGCAAAACGCTTCCAAAATCAAATTGGAGAGCAATGAGGCTATTTCTAAAGGAGGCGTTATGATCACTAGCTCTAATGGGAGTCTTGATGGGAATTTAATGGAGCGCTTTAAAACGCTCAAAGAAAGCGTGTTGGATAATTTTAAGGTGTGA